In Leptospira saintgironsiae, one genomic interval encodes:
- a CDS encoding tetratricopeptide repeat protein, whose product MNRIFSRFIIFSIVSFFAVQCASKDFRKSNSQDAILEKDIIAAQKLKQASKLINEGNSAFQKGKFEVSLSKGREAVKAYPTAEGYYLIGSSEYRLGKTEDSLNSLKKGTELDPENEQILLTLGILYTSQGANKDALEVYSKLEKLPKVDGSAYTFKKAVLLKTIGRYDEAYSALKSIPEDKFKFKAQLYMQLGDTAVQVKDYEAAEAYFEKARSADPELASAKQSASATKVAGLLEKGNAALKAKNYREAVQFFTSATQLDPKNPSPFVFLGNAKILSNDTDGAIKAFETSLRLKADYLEGYSGLASVYSKSGNNPKAISVLEKAIPFFPKNASIYNQIGLNQKSLGENAKAMVSFSKARELDPNYKEPVLNLVYLLASEHRYKTAKNELETLKPDEETKKVAAFLESSELIHEGDLRLRKGDTKSAKTYFDRAKAKDQDDPGVYTAYGRLYQISGDAKLSEQNYLKALSLQKGNLPALQGLIRLYSAQKNQSKVAQYTKELEAITGNDPLSGIVLARTYEDKKEFDKAENTYKSLMKKYPDNESIQFRLAFLYYKIALEENEKANYDSASSWLAKAEKLTKDLPEIAEAKQTIDQNRKFSEVVPTIQKANRLFDNKSYEKAVPLYQSAYDKTKKLTLYIKVAECYLAMGMEEKGISLLENSPEASKNLAAQEAIYAFLLRKGEVDNAEKGFQKILEKKQDSYYSHYQLGIIALQKKKFDTAIESFNRSWLLNPEFTASRIGKGIAYYNQNKSKEAKEEFESAMKADSENELAPYNIGIVLFNDNLLEQSVEIFKEIIKKNPDFPDAHFQLSYIYFKKGDLEAADSEIVKALELERDEKFLHARIRILSELKTRNPANAEYKRLAIELGRELAEKYPNSAYSSQAERLVLSDSDTPVILQPFPNRGSLIGVPVIINDLLLMNYGTSIEALDKNRAIRLWRITSTKPFRNVLADRRVYAFTDRSLEVRDQNSGSVFQTINLPGMFKKAMVSGDRILVETETSGKRTLTSYSDTFEENKSIPLDSKSWSASKKGQVFLVQSSSKEDKILYSDAKLSKDVDSAWTGTTNPRLLGATEDGTFFRTDKEIVYVSGKGKATKTEISDKSANLFSVRGNSLWFAGNDKIYRVDADSSSLKEIKISDKEVEGLLPGKKKDVIVLYKDNTAVRYDEKGEAVWTYKLVQDSDNVYSLLYH is encoded by the coding sequence ATGAATCGTATATTTTCTCGTTTTATAATATTCTCTATCGTTTCGTTTTTTGCGGTACAATGTGCTTCTAAAGATTTCAGAAAATCGAATTCCCAAGATGCAATCTTAGAAAAAGATATTATCGCTGCTCAAAAATTAAAGCAAGCATCCAAACTGATTAACGAAGGAAACTCGGCTTTCCAAAAAGGTAAATTCGAAGTTTCCCTTTCTAAAGGTAGAGAAGCTGTAAAAGCGTACCCCACTGCAGAGGGTTATTACTTGATCGGTTCTTCTGAATATCGTTTAGGTAAAACGGAAGATTCTTTGAACTCTTTGAAAAAAGGAACGGAGTTAGATCCAGAGAATGAGCAAATTCTCTTAACTCTCGGTATCTTATATACTTCTCAGGGAGCAAATAAGGATGCTTTGGAAGTTTATTCTAAATTAGAAAAACTTCCTAAGGTAGATGGAAGCGCTTATACTTTCAAAAAAGCTGTTTTATTAAAAACAATCGGAAGATATGATGAGGCATATTCAGCTCTCAAGTCTATTCCAGAAGATAAGTTTAAATTTAAGGCTCAATTATACATGCAATTGGGAGATACCGCTGTCCAGGTAAAAGATTATGAGGCTGCAGAAGCATATTTTGAGAAGGCAAGAAGTGCAGATCCGGAGCTGGCATCAGCAAAACAATCTGCCTCTGCAACTAAAGTAGCCGGTCTATTAGAAAAAGGGAATGCTGCTCTAAAGGCAAAAAATTACAGAGAAGCAGTACAATTTTTTACCTCAGCGACTCAATTAGATCCTAAAAATCCTTCTCCTTTTGTGTTTTTAGGAAATGCTAAAATACTTTCTAATGATACTGATGGCGCCATCAAAGCATTCGAAACTTCTTTAAGATTAAAGGCAGACTATTTAGAGGGATACTCTGGACTTGCATCTGTTTATAGCAAATCTGGGAATAATCCAAAAGCAATTTCTGTTTTAGAAAAGGCCATTCCATTCTTCCCTAAAAACGCAAGTATCTACAACCAAATCGGTTTGAACCAAAAGTCTTTGGGCGAAAATGCAAAGGCGATGGTTTCTTTTAGTAAGGCACGCGAGTTAGATCCGAATTATAAGGAACCTGTTCTGAATTTAGTGTATCTTCTTGCTTCTGAACATAGATACAAAACTGCTAAAAACGAATTGGAAACTTTAAAGCCGGATGAAGAAACAAAGAAGGTCGCCGCTTTCTTAGAATCTTCAGAGTTGATCCATGAAGGAGATTTACGTCTTCGTAAGGGAGATACTAAATCCGCTAAAACTTATTTCGATCGTGCGAAAGCAAAAGATCAGGATGACCCTGGCGTTTATACTGCTTATGGCCGTCTGTATCAGATAAGCGGAGATGCAAAACTTTCAGAGCAAAATTATCTAAAAGCTCTTAGTCTTCAAAAAGGAAATCTTCCTGCACTTCAGGGTTTGATCCGTCTTTATTCTGCTCAGAAAAACCAATCTAAAGTAGCTCAGTACACTAAAGAATTGGAAGCGATCACTGGAAATGATCCTCTTTCTGGGATCGTACTCGCTAGAACTTACGAAGATAAAAAAGAATTCGATAAGGCAGAAAATACTTATAAAAGTTTAATGAAGAAGTATCCGGACAACGAATCCATTCAGTTCCGTCTGGCTTTTCTTTACTATAAGATCGCTTTAGAAGAAAACGAAAAAGCAAATTATGATTCTGCAAGTTCTTGGTTAGCAAAGGCTGAGAAATTGACGAAAGATCTTCCTGAGATCGCAGAAGCAAAACAGACGATAGATCAGAACAGAAAGTTCTCTGAAGTAGTTCCTACAATCCAAAAGGCAAATCGCCTATTCGATAATAAGTCTTACGAAAAAGCAGTTCCTCTTTACCAATCCGCGTATGATAAAACTAAAAAGTTAACTTTATATATTAAAGTAGCTGAATGTTATCTTGCAATGGGAATGGAAGAGAAAGGAATTTCTCTTTTAGAAAATTCTCCGGAAGCTTCTAAAAATCTTGCCGCTCAAGAAGCAATCTACGCCTTCTTACTTAGAAAAGGAGAAGTGGATAATGCGGAGAAAGGTTTCCAAAAGATCTTAGAGAAAAAACAGGATTCTTATTATAGCCATTATCAGCTTGGAATTATAGCTCTCCAGAAGAAAAAATTTGATACGGCAATCGAGTCTTTCAACCGTTCTTGGTTATTAAATCCTGAGTTTACTGCCTCTCGAATCGGTAAAGGGATCGCTTATTATAATCAGAACAAGAGCAAAGAAGCCAAAGAAGAATTCGAAAGCGCCATGAAGGCGGATTCTGAAAATGAATTGGCTCCTTACAATATCGGGATCGTTCTTTTTAATGATAATCTCCTGGAACAATCAGTGGAGATATTCAAAGAAATTATAAAAAAGAACCCCGATTTCCCAGATGCACATTTCCAACTTTCTTATATCTATTTTAAGAAAGGAGATTTGGAAGCAGCAGATTCAGAGATAGTAAAAGCTCTTGAACTCGAAAGAGATGAAAAGTTTTTACATGCACGTATCAGAATTCTTTCTGAATTAAAAACAAGAAATCCTGCAAATGCAGAATACAAAAGACTGGCTATAGAATTAGGAAGAGAACTCGCGGAAAAATATCCGAATTCTGCTTATTCAAGCCAAGCAGAAAGACTTGTTCTTTCTGATTCAGATACCCCTGTAATCTTACAACCATTCCCGAATCGTGGATCTTTGATCGGGGTTCCAGTTATCATCAACGATCTATTATTGATGAATTACGGAACTTCTATCGAAGCTCTAGATAAAAACAGGGCGATTCGTCTTTGGAGAATCACAAGTACTAAACCTTTCCGTAATGTTCTAGCGGATCGCAGGGTTTACGCATTTACAGATAGAAGTTTAGAAGTTAGAGATCAAAACTCCGGTTCTGTTTTCCAAACAATTAATCTTCCAGGAATGTTTAAGAAGGCAATGGTTTCTGGGGATCGAATTTTAGTAGAAACCGAAACCTCTGGAAAAAGAACCTTAACCAGTTATTCAGATACTTTCGAAGAAAATAAATCCATTCCTTTGGATTCTAAATCTTGGTCTGCATCTAAAAAAGGACAAGTGTTCTTAGTTCAATCTTCCTCCAAAGAAGATAAGATCCTATATTCAGATGCAAAACTAAGCAAAGATGTAGATTCTGCTTGGACTGGAACTACAAATCCAAGATTGCTCGGAGCTACTGAGGATGGAACATTCTTCCGAACTGATAAAGAGATCGTATATGTTTCCGGAAAAGGAAAAGCAACAAAGACTGAAATTTCAGACAAATCTGCTAATCTTTTTAGCGTAAGAGGAAATTCTCTTTGGTTTGCTGGTAACGATAAAATTTATCGTGTGGACGCTGATTCTTCCAGCCTGAAAGAGATTAAAATTTCAGATAAAGAAGTAGAAGGTCTATTACCAGGCAAAAAGAAAGATGTGATCGTATTATATAAAGATAATACTGCAGTCAGGTATGATGAAAAGGGAGAAGCAGTCTGGACTTATAAATTAGTTCAAGATTCGGACAATGTTTACTCTTTATTGTATCATTAA
- the trmB gene encoding tRNA (guanosine(46)-N7)-methyltransferase TrmB, which translates to MTSNFREKQWKIATRIPFTSDYFLKLNPGSKLKKNDLFSEEFGTYYLELGSGWGEVAVSLAKTNPNTGFILMEKKADRLRKTIRDLKEHNIKNVKLLSVNFNWFLEEIFEEGIFDEILLNFPDPWPKRRHHKHRTLNPRFLDTIHILLKTGGEFHFATDYGPYARKGIRFFKDDPRFKAIHSEFSLQRANFPISHFEQEKREAGSRIYYLDRIKVSS; encoded by the coding sequence ATGACATCGAATTTTCGTGAAAAACAATGGAAGATCGCTACTAGAATACCCTTTACCTCTGATTATTTCTTAAAATTAAACCCCGGAAGTAAATTAAAAAAAAACGATTTGTTTTCCGAAGAATTCGGGACATATTATCTAGAGCTTGGTTCAGGCTGGGGAGAAGTCGCTGTATCCTTAGCTAAAACGAATCCAAACACCGGTTTTATTCTTATGGAAAAGAAGGCGGATCGTTTACGTAAAACAATCCGTGATCTGAAAGAACATAATATCAAGAACGTTAAACTTCTTTCAGTGAACTTCAATTGGTTTTTAGAAGAAATTTTTGAAGAAGGTATCTTCGACGAGATACTTTTAAATTTCCCGGATCCTTGGCCTAAACGTAGGCATCATAAACATAGAACCTTAAATCCAAGATTTTTAGATACGATCCATATTCTATTGAAGACTGGAGGAGAATTCCATTTCGCTACGGACTACGGCCCTTATGCGCGCAAAGGAATTCGCTTTTTTAAAGATGATCCTAGATTTAAAGCGATCCATTCGGAGTTTTCTCTCCAAAGAGCAAACTTTCCAATCTCCCATTTTGAACAAGAAAAACGGGAGGCTGGCTCCCGGATTTATTATTTGGATCGGATCAAAGTTTCTAGCTGA
- a CDS encoding MBL fold metallo-hydrolase, translated as MKIKLYGVRGSLPTPLSGSEYREKLEKILESAHKEFKHKNGTFSVSTFLQSLSPELLHPVGGNTTCVYVESTKRQKLIIDCGSGMRELGNDLLKEGIAQGGTIKILVTHTHWDHIQGWPFFKPGYIPNVQVDFYSTISNLKERFDRQQNPENFPITLDEMMSKKTFTLLQRQQTVQIGDFRVTPFLLKHPGNCTGYHIEENGKSFLFCTDVEVREEDLSEFEHLRAKFGSPDMLIIDAQYSSEEADRKIGWGHTSGRLAVRCGEVLGVNKLVLTHHEPDHPDEEIIRMFNQEKQSTALSEIVLAREADIFHL; from the coding sequence GTGAAAATAAAATTATACGGAGTAAGAGGATCTCTTCCTACTCCGCTTTCCGGTTCGGAATACAGAGAAAAGTTAGAAAAGATCCTAGAGTCCGCTCATAAGGAATTCAAACATAAGAACGGAACCTTCTCCGTATCTACGTTCTTACAATCTTTAAGCCCGGAACTGTTACATCCTGTGGGAGGAAACACCACTTGTGTATATGTTGAATCTACAAAACGCCAGAAATTAATTATAGATTGCGGTTCCGGAATGAGAGAACTGGGCAACGATCTTTTGAAAGAAGGTATAGCACAAGGTGGCACTATCAAAATTTTAGTGACACATACCCACTGGGATCATATACAAGGTTGGCCTTTTTTTAAACCTGGATACATTCCAAATGTCCAAGTAGATTTTTATTCTACGATTTCGAATCTAAAAGAAAGATTTGATCGCCAGCAAAATCCTGAAAACTTTCCGATCACTTTGGATGAGATGATGTCAAAGAAAACATTCACTCTTCTACAAAGACAACAAACAGTTCAAATTGGCGATTTTAGAGTAACTCCTTTCCTTTTAAAACACCCAGGCAATTGCACTGGGTATCATATAGAAGAAAATGGAAAAAGTTTCTTATTTTGCACAGATGTGGAAGTAAGAGAAGAAGACCTTTCTGAATTCGAACATTTACGTGCTAAATTCGGAAGTCCTGACATGTTGATCATAGATGCCCAATACAGTTCTGAAGAAGCAGACCGTAAGATCGGTTGGGGTCATACATCTGGTAGATTAGCAGTTCGTTGCGGAGAAGTTCTAGGTGTAAATAAACTGGTTTTAACTCATCATGAACCTGATCATCCGGACGAAGAAATCATACGAATGTTCAATCAAGAAAAACAATCCACTGCTCTTTCAGAGATCGTACTAGCTAGAGAAGCAGATATCTTTCATTTATAA
- a CDS encoding PilZ domain-containing protein, with the protein MQRTEIGMNPSQKVTPDLPADQRFYTRFRKDSRVKLFEGGNWSEGVLVDISMIGASILSDEDWSPGKKVTIMSPMFTCEIPGEVIRKTVNDMGQRYAIVFHDLCDSSILEILNKIAHCR; encoded by the coding sequence ATGCAAAGAACAGAGATCGGGATGAATCCTTCTCAAAAGGTAACACCTGATTTGCCAGCGGATCAAAGATTTTATACAAGGTTCCGTAAAGACAGTCGGGTTAAACTATTTGAGGGAGGAAATTGGAGTGAAGGTGTTTTGGTAGATATATCGATGATAGGAGCTTCTATTCTTTCGGATGAAGATTGGAGTCCTGGTAAAAAAGTTACCATTATGTCACCTATGTTTACCTGTGAGATACCAGGAGAGGTTATTCGTAAAACTGTTAACGATATGGGACAAAGATATGCGATAGTATTTCACGATCTTTGTGACTCAAGCATACTTGAGATTCTCAATAAGATAGCTCATTGCAGATAA
- the yihA gene encoding ribosome biogenesis GTP-binding protein YihA/YsxC: MEELQELKPDPFFREVKFFSSYADASKVPSKGIPHIAFAGRSNSGKSRLLNAIVERKSLAKVSATPGKTKLLNFFLVSKSLFLVDTPGFGYSANSHKEHEQMMDLLMNYLNSAKDLKCLFLLSDAQRELPDEELELIGTCFEKGTKPVLIRTKVDKLNQSELSKLRKKMKNIQGLYPMLEIVFVSPKYGKGLPELRKIIENMMKSLIIPPMEEDTIPQEINEQG, encoded by the coding sequence ATGGAAGAACTCCAAGAATTAAAGCCGGACCCATTCTTTAGAGAAGTAAAATTTTTTTCTTCTTATGCAGATGCTTCTAAAGTCCCTTCCAAAGGTATTCCTCATATCGCATTTGCTGGCCGTTCCAATTCAGGGAAGTCCAGATTGTTAAACGCAATCGTAGAAAGAAAATCCTTAGCTAAAGTTTCTGCAACTCCGGGGAAAACTAAACTTCTTAACTTTTTTTTAGTCTCTAAATCCTTATTTTTAGTGGATACGCCTGGTTTCGGTTATTCTGCAAATTCTCATAAAGAACATGAGCAAATGATGGATCTTTTGATGAATTATCTGAACTCAGCTAAAGATCTAAAATGTTTATTCTTATTATCAGATGCTCAAAGAGAATTGCCTGACGAAGAATTAGAATTGATCGGTACTTGTTTCGAAAAAGGAACTAAACCTGTTTTAATCCGTACTAAAGTAGATAAACTCAATCAGTCCGAACTTTCCAAACTCAGAAAAAAAATGAAAAACATCCAAGGATTATATCCTATGTTAGAAATCGTTTTTGTTTCTCCTAAATACGGAAAAGGGCTGCCAGAGCTCAGAAAGATTATAGAGAATATGATGAAATCTTTGATCATTCCTCCAATGGAAGAAGATACGATCCCGCAAGAGATCAACGAGCAAGGTTAA